The Bacillus vallismortis genome window below encodes:
- a CDS encoding metalloregulator ArsR/SmtB family transcription factor, whose product MQLQNIDLDMKVKLIHGFSNKTRIQILESIKKQEKTVSQIVEEIKGNQSNISQHLACLKGCGIIVGRNEGKYCYYSVKNHHIRDLLTMFDVVLQDVQHDVACCERHIDEED is encoded by the coding sequence ATGCAATTGCAAAATATCGATTTAGATATGAAAGTGAAGCTCATTCATGGTTTTTCTAATAAAACAAGAATTCAAATTCTTGAAAGTATAAAAAAACAGGAAAAAACGGTTTCTCAAATTGTAGAAGAAATAAAAGGAAACCAGTCGAACATCTCACAGCATCTTGCGTGTTTAAAAGGGTGCGGAATTATTGTGGGAAGAAATGAAGGAAAATACTGCTATTACAGTGTGAAAAACCATCATATTCGGGATTTATTAACCATGTTCGATGTTGTTCTCCAAGATGTTCAACATGATGTTGCCTGTTGTGAACGTCACATAGATGAGGAGGATTGA
- a CDS encoding heavy metal translocating P-type ATPase gives MKTSCCGSKEQHTAEKTETLLDPLPSGEKRSYRIHGMDCPACAKTIEKGLRTLKDIADVKVHYSTAKMQVAASSQEAFNPIASEIKKLGFSIEALHQGDTKTFDIEGMDCSSCAKSIENHLNGLPSVKHVTVHFSTGKMKIEHSGSVKDVINEVSKIGYQASLQSGKKSIQKNKNEQRVVILSGVLIALGFIGSFYGMPAMMSAALYFIAMAVSGYKPVKSAYYAIKSRSLDMNVLMSAAAIGAAFIGEWLEGATVVWLFALGNYLQTKSIERTRNSIHHLMELAPSEAWVQVGSELMKKPVEDITIGDIIVVKPGDKIPLDGEITRGESSVNQAPITGESIPVDKQIGDAVYAGTINEHGSLEIKVTKLIEDTTISNIIHLVEEAQEQKAPTEAFIDKFASIYTPVVFILALAIMVFPPLIGFGTWDGWFYKGLELLVVACPCALVISTPVAIVSAIGNAAKHGVLIKGGTFLETAGAISAVAFDKTGTLTEGKPNVSDIKALHLSEEELLSIAFTLEDYSAHPIAKSIVDYANEKGIQPQQGELFKNIVGKGVQAAIQGEIFYAGNLKLFEQMNADVKDAKKYIQEQQNKGRTAVIIGTQNQIIGMIAVSDTIRKTSASALQALKQSGVKQTVMLTGDNEGTAKVIASEANVDRYFAELMPEEKVEAIKTLQKEGHKAAMVGDGINDAPALAAADLGIAMGGAGTDTAMETADIILMADHLDKLSHTMKVSKKALAIIKQNIWFSIMIKVIALIFIFPGWLTLWLAVLSDTGAALIVILNALRLLNYKE, from the coding sequence GTGAAAACAAGTTGCTGCGGCAGTAAAGAGCAGCACACAGCAGAAAAAACAGAAACACTCCTGGACCCTCTTCCTTCCGGGGAGAAGAGGTCATACAGGATTCATGGGATGGATTGTCCTGCATGTGCAAAAACAATTGAAAAAGGGTTGCGTACATTAAAGGATATAGCTGATGTAAAGGTTCATTACAGTACTGCGAAAATGCAAGTGGCAGCAAGCAGCCAAGAAGCATTTAACCCAATTGCCAGTGAAATAAAAAAACTAGGGTTTTCTATTGAAGCTTTACATCAAGGGGACACCAAAACGTTTGATATTGAGGGAATGGACTGCAGCAGTTGTGCTAAGAGTATTGAAAACCATTTAAATGGTCTTCCTTCCGTTAAACATGTCACTGTCCATTTCTCCACTGGAAAAATGAAAATTGAACATTCGGGCAGTGTCAAAGATGTTATCAATGAGGTTTCAAAAATTGGCTATCAAGCTTCCCTGCAATCAGGTAAGAAATCGATACAGAAAAACAAAAATGAACAGCGTGTAGTCATCTTATCTGGTGTACTCATCGCCCTTGGTTTTATCGGTTCCTTTTATGGAATGCCTGCCATGATGTCAGCGGCGCTTTACTTTATCGCTATGGCGGTAAGCGGGTACAAGCCCGTGAAAAGTGCATACTATGCGATCAAAAGCCGTTCACTCGATATGAATGTTTTAATGTCAGCAGCGGCGATTGGAGCGGCTTTCATCGGGGAATGGCTTGAAGGCGCTACAGTTGTTTGGCTATTTGCCCTTGGCAATTACCTGCAAACGAAGTCAATTGAACGAACAAGAAATTCCATTCACCATCTTATGGAATTGGCACCATCAGAAGCCTGGGTCCAAGTTGGTTCAGAGCTGATGAAAAAACCAGTTGAAGACATAACCATCGGTGATATTATCGTTGTTAAACCAGGTGATAAGATTCCATTAGATGGTGAAATCACCCGGGGCGAATCCAGTGTCAACCAGGCTCCGATAACAGGAGAATCCATCCCCGTAGATAAGCAAATTGGAGATGCCGTATATGCTGGGACTATCAATGAACATGGTTCCCTTGAAATCAAGGTCACGAAGTTGATTGAGGATACAACCATTTCCAATATTATACACTTGGTTGAAGAAGCGCAAGAACAAAAAGCGCCAACAGAAGCCTTTATAGATAAATTCGCAAGTATTTATACACCAGTTGTGTTTATTCTTGCATTGGCGATTATGGTGTTTCCTCCACTCATTGGATTTGGCACTTGGGACGGGTGGTTTTACAAAGGGCTTGAACTTCTCGTTGTAGCTTGTCCTTGTGCTTTAGTGATTTCTACGCCTGTTGCCATCGTATCAGCTATCGGTAACGCTGCAAAGCATGGCGTTTTAATAAAAGGCGGAACATTTTTGGAAACCGCTGGGGCCATTTCTGCTGTGGCATTTGATAAAACAGGAACATTAACCGAGGGAAAGCCTAACGTATCTGACATTAAGGCTTTACACCTATCTGAGGAAGAATTGCTATCGATCGCTTTTACATTAGAGGATTACTCTGCACATCCTATTGCTAAATCAATCGTTGATTACGCCAATGAAAAAGGAATCCAGCCTCAACAGGGCGAGTTATTCAAGAATATCGTAGGAAAAGGCGTTCAAGCGGCCATCCAAGGAGAGATTTTTTACGCAGGCAATTTAAAGCTATTTGAACAAATGAATGCGGATGTAAAGGATGCGAAAAAATATATTCAAGAACAGCAGAACAAAGGCAGGACAGCCGTTATAATCGGAACCCAAAATCAAATCATCGGGATGATCGCTGTTTCTGACACAATACGGAAAACGTCAGCTTCAGCTTTACAAGCGTTAAAACAAAGCGGAGTCAAACAGACAGTCATGTTGACCGGAGATAATGAAGGAACCGCAAAAGTGATTGCTTCAGAAGCTAATGTCGATCGTTATTTTGCAGAATTAATGCCGGAAGAAAAAGTAGAGGCTATCAAGACATTACAAAAAGAAGGCCATAAGGCAGCAATGGTGGGAGACGGTATAAATGATGCGCCGGCACTCGCAGCAGCAGATTTGGGTATTGCTATGGGCGGTGCGGGAACCGACACTGCAATGGAGACAGCAGATATTATTTTAATGGCCGATCACCTTGATAAACTTTCCCATACGATGAAGGTAAGCAAAAAGGCTTTAGCTATCATTAAACAAAATATTTGGTTCTCCATCATGATTAAAGTCATAGCATTGATTTTCATCTTTCCTGGCTGGCTAACACTTTGGCTTGCTGTATTGAGTGATACAGGTGCCGCTTTGATTGTGATTTTAAATGCGCTAAGATTGCTGAATTATAAAGAATAG
- a CDS encoding MMPL family transporter, with protein MSRMLYKLGGWVARHRVKVICAWIVVLVASIGLAITLKPSFSEDMSIPDTPSEKALDVIQKEFPRGPDKGSIRVIFGAEDGEKLTAKTAKKAIENTFKEINKDDSVDSIASPFVTGTIAKDGTVAYADIKYKSSADDIKDYSIKHLKDSLKIADDEGLQTELSGDVPGAEMEIGGVSEIVGIILAFVVLAITFGSLLIAGLPILTALIGLGVSIGLVLIGTQVFDIASVSLSLAGMIGLAVGIDYALFIFTKHRQFLGEGIQKNASIARATGTAGSAVVFAGLTVIVALCGLTVVNIPFMSAMGLTAGLSVLLAVLASITLVPAVLSIAGKRMVPKANKKKEKQSAETNVWGRFVTKNPIMLSVCSILILLVISSPSMHLELGLPDAGMKAKDNPDRRAYDLLADGFGKGFNGQLTLVADATSVTGNKAEAFTDAVKEIKELDHVSSVTPARPNKEGSFAIITVVPTTGPNDVTTKDLVKDVRSLSDKNGVDLLVTGSTAVNIDISDRLNDAIPVFAVLIVGFAFVLLTIVFRSLLVPLVAVAGFILTMTATLGICVFVLQDGNLIDFFKIPEKGPILAFLPILSIGILFGLAMDYQVFLVSRMREEYVKTKNPVQAIQAGLKHSGPVVTAAGLIMIFVFAGFIFAGEASIKANGLALSFGVLFDAFIVRMTLIPSVMKLMGNAAWYLPKWLDKIIPNVDIEGHQLTKEIQPEIDQEQKKQIM; from the coding sequence ATGTCAAGAATGTTATATAAATTAGGAGGATGGGTTGCTCGCCATCGCGTAAAAGTAATATGTGCGTGGATCGTTGTGTTAGTTGCGTCGATAGGCCTTGCAATCACGTTAAAACCAAGTTTTTCTGAGGATATGTCCATACCTGACACACCTTCGGAAAAAGCGCTGGATGTGATTCAAAAAGAATTTCCTCGCGGCCCTGATAAAGGGAGCATAAGGGTGATTTTCGGTGCTGAAGATGGAGAGAAACTTACTGCAAAGACAGCGAAAAAAGCAATCGAAAATACGTTCAAGGAAATCAATAAAGATGATTCCGTTGACTCGATCGCAAGTCCTTTTGTGACAGGAACAATCGCGAAAGACGGCACGGTTGCCTATGCTGATATTAAGTATAAATCTTCAGCAGATGATATAAAAGATTACTCTATCAAACACTTAAAAGACAGTTTGAAAATTGCTGATGATGAGGGACTACAAACTGAACTTAGCGGAGATGTACCGGGAGCCGAAATGGAGATAGGCGGAGTGTCTGAAATTGTCGGCATTATCTTGGCTTTTGTCGTTTTAGCCATTACATTCGGGTCTTTATTAATAGCTGGTTTGCCGATTTTAACTGCACTGATTGGATTAGGAGTAAGCATTGGACTGGTTTTAATTGGGACACAGGTATTCGATATTGCTTCCGTCAGTCTTTCATTAGCCGGAATGATTGGCCTTGCTGTTGGGATTGATTATGCTTTATTTATTTTTACGAAGCACCGCCAGTTTTTAGGCGAAGGTATACAAAAAAATGCATCAATTGCGAGAGCTACAGGAACAGCTGGGAGTGCAGTTGTTTTTGCCGGACTTACTGTTATCGTCGCACTTTGCGGATTGACGGTTGTTAACATTCCTTTTATGTCCGCAATGGGGCTGACAGCAGGACTTAGTGTATTGCTGGCTGTTCTCGCTTCAATCACGCTGGTGCCTGCTGTCTTGTCGATAGCGGGTAAACGGATGGTTCCGAAAGCAAACAAGAAAAAAGAAAAACAAAGCGCCGAAACAAATGTCTGGGGACGCTTTGTCACAAAAAATCCTATCATGTTAAGTGTATGTAGCATTCTCATTTTGCTCGTCATTAGTAGCCCATCTATGCATTTGGAGCTGGGCTTGCCTGATGCAGGGATGAAAGCGAAGGATAATCCAGATCGCCGGGCTTATGACTTACTTGCCGATGGATTTGGAAAAGGATTCAATGGCCAGTTAACACTTGTAGCGGACGCCACAAGTGTGACAGGAAATAAGGCGGAAGCATTCACTGATGCAGTGAAAGAAATAAAGGAACTAGACCATGTATCAAGTGTCACTCCTGCAAGGCCTAATAAAGAAGGGAGCTTTGCCATCATTACGGTAGTTCCTACAACAGGTCCAAATGATGTAACAACGAAGGATTTGGTAAAGGATGTACGCAGCTTATCAGATAAAAACGGGGTAGATTTGCTCGTTACTGGATCGACTGCAGTGAATATTGATATTTCAGACCGCCTTAATGATGCGATACCGGTGTTTGCTGTACTCATTGTTGGTTTTGCGTTTGTATTACTGACAATCGTATTCCGTTCGTTGCTTGTGCCTCTTGTTGCTGTTGCAGGATTTATATTGACGATGACAGCCACTCTTGGAATCTGTGTATTTGTCTTACAAGACGGGAATCTGATCGACTTTTTCAAAATACCTGAAAAAGGGCCGATACTCGCGTTCCTGCCGATTTTATCCATTGGGATTCTGTTTGGATTAGCGATGGATTATCAAGTATTCCTTGTAAGCAGAATGCGTGAAGAATATGTGAAAACAAAGAATCCAGTCCAAGCGATTCAAGCTGGATTAAAACACAGCGGTCCTGTTGTCACCGCAGCCGGTCTGATCATGATATTCGTTTTCGCAGGATTTATCTTTGCTGGTGAAGCTTCTATTAAAGCCAACGGGTTGGCTCTTTCCTTTGGTGTGCTCTTTGATGCATTTATTGTACGAATGACACTGATTCCAAGTGTCATGAAGCTGATGGGGAATGCAGCCTGGTATTTGCCAAAATGGTTAGACAAGATTATTCCGAATGTAGATATAGAAGGGCATCAACTCACGAAGGAAATTCAGCCGGAGATCGATCAGGAACAAAAGAAACAAATCATGTAA